A single region of the Anaerococcus urinomassiliensis genome encodes:
- a CDS encoding lactate/malate family dehydrogenase, translating into MKKISLIGLGNVGATVAYTLIERQLCDTLALFDKKEGLAQAEVNDMSDGMVKRDGNVNLIAGKTSDLDDSDIIIFAPGDISILQKHSDRLEEFKYTKTCVEEWAPIIKKSKFDGIIVSITNPCDVIAEYMQKLTEIPRERVIGTGTILDTARMKNAVAKFVDLDPNSIDGYVIGEHGNSQFVAWSNVYIANEPITNLLDQKTIEDIEESTRMKAFETIKAKGYTSYGIANATAIVVETIFKDSKTILAVSSYSPVDGCYIGHPAVVGRNGVIRDFRLKLDEKEQAKWEHSVKTIKETAPIK; encoded by the coding sequence ATGAAAAAAATTTCTCTAATTGGCTTAGGAAATGTAGGGGCTACAGTTGCCTATACTTTGATAGAAAGACAACTTTGTGATACCCTTGCCCTATTTGACAAAAAAGAAGGACTAGCTCAAGCAGAAGTAAACGACATGTCTGATGGCATGGTCAAACGTGATGGAAATGTAAATTTAATAGCAGGAAAAACATCTGATCTAGATGATAGTGATATTATAATTTTTGCGCCTGGTGATATTAGTATCTTGCAAAAACATTCTGACCGCTTAGAAGAATTCAAATATACCAAAACTTGCGTAGAAGAATGGGCTCCAATAATCAAAAAATCAAAATTTGATGGAATTATAGTATCTATCACAAATCCTTGTGATGTTATAGCAGAATATATGCAAAAACTAACCGAGATCCCTCGCGAGAGAGTCATAGGAACAGGAACAATACTTGATACAGCAAGGATGAAAAATGCTGTAGCAAAATTTGTGGACCTAGACCCAAATTCTATAGACGGTTATGTCATAGGCGAACATGGCAACAGCCAATTTGTAGCTTGGTCAAATGTTTATATAGCAAATGAACCAATAACAAATCTTTTGGACCAAAAGACTATCGAAGATATAGAAGAATCAACCAGAATGAAAGCTTTTGAGACAATTAAGGCAAAAGGATACACATCTTACGGTATAGCAAATGCTACAGCAATAGTAGTAGAGACAATATTTAAAGATTCCAAAACTATCCTTGCAGTTTCTTCATATTCACCAGTTGATGGTTGCTACATAGGACACCCTGCCGTAGTTGGAAGAAATGGAGTAATCCGCGATTTTCGCCTAAAACTAGATGAAAAAGAACAAGCTAAATGGGAACATTCAGTAAAAACAATAAAGGAAACTGCTCCAATAAAATAA
- a CDS encoding sugar isomerase domain-containing protein yields MNFKYYDRISSIIKTVQNEEIKGMEKSVDLFKQAILKKKNIYVFGSSHAGILTQELYYRAGGLMTINPIFPKETMLDTTPITRTSKMERLEGYGEIIGKEVNFSKGDLLLVHSVSGRNPQTIEVALEAKKNNATVVCITNLEYSKSVTSRHSSGKKLYEIADVVLDNHGDIGDASVYIKSLGSKVTPTSSIISIYIAQEIITQSIIELTEEGFTNIPIFYSANLDGGDELNRKLYEEYKGNIKYKMY; encoded by the coding sequence ATGAATTTTAAATATTATGATAGAATTTCATCTATAATAAAAACAGTACAAAATGAAGAAATTAAAGGCATGGAAAAGTCTGTTGATCTTTTTAAGCAGGCTATATTAAAAAAGAAAAATATTTATGTTTTCGGATCATCTCATGCTGGTATCCTAACTCAAGAACTATACTATAGAGCAGGTGGGTTAATGACTATAAATCCAATTTTTCCTAAGGAAACAATGCTCGATACTACTCCCATTACAAGAACGTCAAAAATGGAGAGATTAGAAGGTTATGGCGAGATAATCGGAAAAGAAGTTAATTTTTCTAAAGGCGATTTATTACTTGTTCATTCTGTGTCGGGCAGAAATCCCCAAACTATAGAAGTTGCATTAGAAGCGAAAAAAAATAATGCAACAGTAGTATGCATAACTAATCTTGAATACAGCAAGTCTGTAACATCTAGACATAGCTCAGGAAAGAAGTTATATGAAATAGCAGATGTGGTGCTAGATAATCATGGAGATATAGGTGATGCATCGGTATATATTAAATCGTTAGGAAGCAAAGTAACGCCTACGAGTTCTATTATTTCGATATATATAGCGCAGGAGATTATAACTCAATCTATAATTGAACTTACAGAAGAAGGATTTACTAATATACCAATATTCTATAGTGCTAACCTTGATGGAGGGGATGAACTTAATAGAAAACTATACGAAGAATATAAGGGTAACATAAAGTACAAAATGTATTAG
- a CDS encoding PTS ascorbate transporter subunit IIC, protein MNFITQNILRNPPVLLGLIALIGLLLQKKSASDVIKGSLMAAFGMIILDTGVGMLVGTISPINEAFSQAINGSVGEGLNDITFTANFGGEVGLAMFIGLVIHLLIAKFTPIKTIFLTGHMIWWFPFIFVAAGVEAGLKGTALIVSAAILSALYWSIMPWVLRKYVFDVTGDESFTLGHPTGLLSIIAGSIARVVGDKNKSTEDIDFPKSLSFFREVPITGGIVMMLIWIIIGLIIPSLTENNLIFESLNQGLKFGAGLLIMLQGVRMLINQIVPAFQGISEKIVPNAIPAFDCPVIFNYKPNAVIIGFITSMVVSTITLIVVNKLGIFNTFLLPLVITCFFECGAAAVIAEGQGGMKGCIIGTAVSSIVMIFVLGISADIYSNTISNWMLIFGGNDFSIFGSLAKLVLSIF, encoded by the coding sequence ATGAATTTTATTACACAGAATATTTTAAGAAATCCGCCAGTATTGCTAGGTCTCATTGCATTAATTGGATTGTTATTACAAAAGAAATCAGCATCTGATGTTATTAAAGGCAGTTTAATGGCTGCTTTTGGAATGATAATATTAGATACTGGTGTAGGCATGTTAGTAGGAACTATTTCTCCTATAAACGAAGCTTTTTCGCAGGCAATTAATGGCAGTGTAGGGGAAGGGTTAAATGATATTACATTTACTGCTAATTTTGGAGGAGAAGTTGGATTAGCAATGTTCATTGGATTGGTTATACATCTTCTAATTGCAAAATTCACACCTATTAAAACAATATTTTTAACTGGACATATGATTTGGTGGTTTCCATTTATATTTGTAGCCGCGGGCGTTGAAGCAGGTTTAAAAGGAACAGCTTTAATTGTTTCTGCAGCTATATTATCAGCATTGTATTGGTCTATAATGCCTTGGGTTTTAAGAAAATATGTATTTGATGTAACAGGTGACGAATCTTTCACATTAGGACATCCTACAGGACTATTATCAATTATAGCAGGATCTATAGCAAGAGTTGTAGGAGATAAGAACAAATCTACTGAAGATATAGATTTTCCGAAAAGTTTATCTTTTTTTAGAGAAGTTCCAATAACAGGTGGTATTGTTATGATGCTTATTTGGATTATTATTGGATTAATTATACCATCTCTAACTGAAAATAATCTAATTTTCGAATCTTTAAATCAAGGTTTGAAGTTTGGAGCAGGTTTATTAATAATGTTACAAGGTGTTAGAATGCTAATTAATCAAATTGTACCAGCATTTCAAGGTATCTCAGAAAAGATTGTACCAAACGCAATACCAGCTTTTGATTGTCCAGTAATATTTAATTATAAACCTAATGCTGTAATTATAGGATTCATAACTTCAATGGTCGTATCCACTATTACCTTAATAGTAGTCAATAAATTAGGAATATTTAACACATTTTTATTACCTTTAGTTATTACGTGTTTCTTTGAATGTGGTGCAGCTGCTGTTATTGCTGAAGGTCAAGGCGGTATGAAAGGTTGCATTATAGGAACAGCTGTATCTTCAATAGTTATGATTTTTGTTTTAGGTATCTCAGCTGATATTTACTCAAATACTATTTCTAACTGGATGTTAATTTTCGGTGGGAATGATTTTTCCATATTTGGTAGCTTAGCAAAATTAGTTTTATCAATATTTTAG
- a CDS encoding PTS sugar transporter subunit IIB — MKVLAVCGFGVGSSMILKMSAEKALRNLNIEGDVENTDLSGARGTDVDLILTSNELANELKSSVNVPVIPIMKYMDVNEVESKIKEFIDKE; from the coding sequence ATGAAAGTATTGGCAGTTTGTGGATTTGGAGTGGGCTCAAGCATGATTTTAAAAATGAGTGCTGAAAAAGCTTTAAGAAATTTAAATATTGAGGGAGATGTAGAGAATACTGATTTATCAGGAGCAAGAGGTACTGATGTAGATTTGATTTTGACTAGTAATGAACTTGCTAATGAATTAAAATCATCAGTAAATGTACCTGTTATCCCAATAATGAAATACATGGATGTTAATGAAGTTGAGTCAAAGATAAAAGAATTTATTGACAAGGAGTAA
- a CDS encoding PTS sugar transporter subunit IIA, producing MLSDILFLERMSKVDKVNDWETAIKIATQPLIDDESVKSEYVNDMISSIKKFGPYIVIDDYIAIPHAISEENVDKQSMSLLSIKEPVDLLGNPVKLFIVLAPEDRDGHMQSLAELSELLMDEEKKDVFINGSLQEINELIKKGA from the coding sequence ATGCTTTCTGATATTTTATTTTTAGAAAGAATGAGTAAAGTTGATAAGGTTAATGATTGGGAAACAGCTATAAAAATTGCTACTCAGCCACTAATAGATGACGAGTCAGTAAAAAGCGAATATGTAAATGATATGATTTCTAGTATAAAAAAATTTGGCCCATATATTGTAATAGATGATTATATTGCAATACCACACGCTATTTCAGAAGAGAATGTAGATAAACAATCAATGAGTTTGTTATCTATTAAAGAACCAGTTGATTTACTAGGCAATCCAGTAAAACTTTTTATTGTACTAGCCCCAGAAGATAGGGATGGCCATATGCAATCATTAGCGGAACTATCAGAACTATTGATGGATGAAGAAAAAAAAGATGTTTTCATAAATGGAAGTTTACAAGAAATTAACGAATTAATAAAAAAAGGAGCATAA
- a CDS encoding BglG family transcription antiterminator, with protein MTVDRLNIIINKIEPTYHISIYNGLVSINNHNLYEIIIKNLDVSFYRLNVYERVKCTTLLLILSTKYLTYQEISDILQISRTTLISDQEKLIDYTMYNNLNVEINVGKGLILNSDEEILRSYILDFLDNNNYLYQIIYNGKFKIEILENDILKDIHTKITEKINTLENKYGLEFSKKSYFKLVNFLTLFSTRIILNKFIKYYEKSSVSELGEHVIKIIENTTKIILPNSEKFYINIFVESLEYRFRIVDSFKSPNTQVIARKFIERISNELNIPFQEDFDLFSNLSMHLQRNEVNITNYDKLMIEGFPRSISNDIIKAVINNITILESYYNKIFDDYDINYISIYFLTSYEIMRLNELKKARAALLTDLGLGTEKFLKVRIENSFGIHIDKIISSHEVGLIDLSDIDVIFSTVSTELEKTIQIDLNIGFSSEDISNINNFLDHLIIRKMDKKRKEDFKDNVFPTTYSEGYGLSATEFLNKEFIEIKNYESDWETAIKEAGSILKDKDYINYKYIEESIDNIRRSGPYVIITDGVALPHASISNSVKRTGFSLLIIKNPVEFGINSGEFINFIIFFATVNQSDHLRALFELSNLFNDNKFKKDLLLANNSVEAANIIYKYVSKF; from the coding sequence ATGACTGTAGATAGATTAAATATAATTATTAATAAAATTGAACCCACTTACCATATTTCAATTTACAATGGCTTAGTTAGTATTAATAATCATAATTTGTATGAAATAATAATTAAAAATTTAGATGTTAGTTTTTATAGATTAAATGTATATGAGAGAGTTAAATGCACAACATTGCTGCTGATTTTAAGTACAAAGTATTTAACTTATCAAGAAATTTCAGATATTTTACAGATATCTAGAACCACTTTAATATCTGATCAAGAAAAATTAATTGATTATACGATGTATAACAATTTAAATGTTGAAATAAATGTGGGAAAGGGACTAATATTAAATTCGGATGAGGAAATATTAAGATCATATATTCTAGATTTCTTAGATAATAATAATTACCTATATCAAATAATTTATAATGGAAAATTCAAAATAGAAATTTTAGAAAATGATATTTTAAAAGATATTCATACCAAAATTACAGAAAAAATTAATACTTTAGAAAATAAGTATGGATTAGAATTTTCAAAAAAATCTTATTTCAAACTTGTCAATTTTCTAACGTTATTTTCAACAAGAATTATCTTAAACAAATTTATTAAATATTATGAAAAATCTAGTGTTTCTGAACTAGGTGAACATGTAATTAAAATTATTGAGAATACAACAAAGATTATACTACCTAATAGCGAAAAATTTTATATTAATATTTTTGTAGAGAGCTTAGAATATAGATTTAGAATTGTTGATAGTTTTAAGTCACCGAATACTCAAGTAATAGCTAGAAAGTTTATAGAAAGAATTTCTAATGAACTCAATATTCCTTTTCAAGAAGACTTTGATCTTTTTAGTAATTTATCTATGCATCTTCAAAGAAATGAAGTTAATATAACAAATTATGATAAATTAATGATAGAAGGATTTCCTAGATCCATTAGCAATGATATCATAAAAGCTGTCATAAATAATATAACTATTTTGGAATCTTACTACAATAAAATATTTGATGATTATGATATTAATTATATTTCTATATATTTTTTAACTTCTTACGAGATTATGAGATTAAATGAACTAAAAAAAGCGAGAGCTGCTTTATTAACCGATTTAGGATTGGGAACAGAAAAATTTCTAAAGGTCCGTATAGAAAATAGTTTTGGAATTCATATAGACAAAATTATTAGCAGTCATGAGGTTGGTTTGATCGATTTATCTGATATTGATGTGATATTTTCAACTGTAAGTACTGAATTAGAAAAAACAATTCAGATAGATTTAAATATTGGATTTTCTAGCGAAGATATTTCCAATATTAATAATTTCTTGGATCATTTGATTATAAGAAAGATGGATAAAAAACGCAAAGAAGACTTTAAAGATAACGTTTTTCCAACAACGTATTCAGAAGGATACGGATTAAGTGCTACAGAATTTTTAAATAAAGAATTTATAGAAATTAAGAATTACGAATCAGATTGGGAAACAGCTATTAAAGAAGCGGGCTCTATTTTAAAAGATAAAGATTATATAAATTATAAATATATAGAAGAATCTATAGATAATATAAGAAGAAGCGGACCTTATGTAATAATTACAGATGGAGTAGCGTTGCCACACGCCAGTATATCGAATAGTGTAAAAAGAACAGGATTTTCTTTATTAATCATAAAGAATCCAGTTGAATTTGGAATAAACTCTGGAGAGTTTATAAATTTTATCATTTTTTTTGCCACTGTTAATCAAAGCGACCATTTAAGAGCCTTGTTCGAATTATCAAATCTGTTTAACGATAATAAATTTAAGAAAGATTTACTATTAGCAAATAATTCTGTGGAAGCCGCGAATATAATTTATAAATATGTATCTAAATTTTGA
- a CDS encoding dicarboxylate/amino acid:cation symporter, with translation MTEKKQSKKNSLARNIFIALVLAIIVGLLMQSQAEFLSTYIKPFGDIFLNLLKFIVTPIVLFSIIGGIISMKDIKKVGEVGGFTVIYYFLTTACAIIIGLSLANVFKKFFPVISTSDLTFEMTNEVSIMDTLVNIFPSNFIAPMVENNMLQIIVMSLIIGFSILMLEKTKQVKAIETIDILNDIFMKAMGLILKLSPIGVFCLLAPVIAANGPVIIGSLASVLLVAYLAYLLHALIVYSFTIKTLGGLNPIEFFKGMSSAMIFAFSSASSMGTLPINMKCCEELGADHDVTAFVLPLGATINMDGTAIYQGVCAVFIAACYGIDLSLGQMLTIVITSTLASIGTAGVPGSGMIMLAMVLQSVGLPVEGIALVAGVDRIFDMGRTVLNITGDASAAIINSNRLRKKGKIA, from the coding sequence ATGACAGAAAAGAAACAAAGTAAGAAGAATTCTCTTGCGAGAAATATCTTTATTGCACTGGTTTTGGCCATTATTGTTGGTCTACTTATGCAAAGTCAGGCTGAATTTTTATCTACATATATTAAGCCATTTGGAGATATTTTTCTTAATCTACTCAAATTTATTGTTACTCCTATTGTTTTGTTTTCTATTATCGGCGGAATAATTTCCATGAAAGACATCAAGAAGGTTGGTGAAGTTGGTGGATTTACAGTCATTTACTATTTTTTGACTACAGCTTGTGCAATTATTATCGGTCTAAGCTTGGCAAATGTTTTTAAGAAATTCTTCCCAGTTATTTCAACTAGTGATCTAACTTTTGAAATGACAAATGAAGTTTCAATCATGGACACATTAGTAAATATTTTCCCAAGTAACTTCATAGCACCTATGGTTGAAAACAATATGCTACAAATCATAGTGATGAGTTTAATCATTGGTTTTTCAATACTTATGCTAGAAAAAACTAAACAAGTCAAGGCTATTGAAACTATAGATATACTTAATGATATATTTATGAAAGCTATGGGGCTAATCCTAAAACTTTCACCAATTGGTGTATTTTGCTTGCTAGCACCAGTTATAGCAGCAAATGGACCAGTAATTATCGGCTCTCTTGCATCAGTACTTCTTGTAGCTTATCTAGCTTACCTACTTCACGCCTTGATAGTGTATTCATTTACAATCAAAACTTTAGGTGGCCTAAATCCAATAGAATTCTTCAAGGGTATGTCTTCAGCTATGATATTTGCCTTTTCATCAGCATCATCTATGGGAACTTTGCCAATAAATATGAAATGCTGCGAAGAACTTGGAGCTGACCACGATGTGACAGCCTTTGTATTGCCACTTGGCGCAACAATAAATATGGATGGTACAGCTATTTACCAGGGTGTTTGTGCAGTATTTATAGCGGCTTGCTATGGCATAGATCTATCACTTGGTCAGATGCTTACAATTGTAATCACTTCAACACTCGCATCAATAGGTACAGCAGGAGTTCCAGGATCTGGAATGATAATGCTTGCTATGGTTTTACAATCAGTTGGTCTTCCAGTAGAAGGAATTGCCCTAGTAGCAGGAGTTGATAGAATATTTGATATGGGTAGAACAGTACTAAACATCACAGGTGATGCATCAGCAGCTATCATCAACTCAAATAGACTAAGAAAAAAGGGTAAAATCGCATAA